The following proteins are co-located in the Choristoneura fumiferana chromosome 23, NRCan_CFum_1, whole genome shotgun sequence genome:
- the LOC141441225 gene encoding uncharacterized protein, whose protein sequence is MSTGKRLAKRSIIGTRVAALDDDGMYWSGMIQAVKTPAPFPENINSNCINLTPNTRYTVRFDGGRSSCEYRDSELIGPGFRGMAGVRLRPGQRAFLTYNGREVRAEVLHHDHDTDELRVRVHAPGAESWLA, encoded by the exons ATGTCGACCGGAAAGAGGCTAGCGAAGCGCTCCATCATAGGGACGCGCGTCGCGGCACTGGACGACGATGGCATGTACTGGTCGGGCATGATCCAAGCGGTGAAGACGCCGGCGCCTTTTCCAGAGAATATTAACAGCAACTGCATCAACCTGACACCGAACACGCGCTACACGGTGCGCTTCGACGGCGGGCGCAGCAGCTGCGAGTACCGCGACTCGGAGCTGATCGGGCCCGGCTTCCGCGGCATGGCGGGCGTGCGCCTGCGCCCCGGCCAGCGCGCCTTCCTCACCTACAACGGCCGCGAGGTGCGCGCCGAGGTGCTGCACCACGACCACGACACCGACgagctgcgcgtgcgcgtgcaCGCGCCCGGCGCCGAG AGCTGGcttgcctaa